The genomic window TGACCGGCGCGACGTCACCTGTAGTCCTCCGGGTTGTATTCCACTGCTTCTTCCTCCGGCAGCGCCTCGGGCCGCTGCACCTCGCTCGCAGGCACCGGCGTCCAGTCCTCGATCTTGACGCGCCCGAAGCGCCCGTCGAGCGTCACCAGCAGCCCGAACCCACGCTCGTCCCGCAACACCCAGCGCAGCGAGTTGCACGTGCCGTCCGGCGCGAAATCCAGGTCCAGGCCCGCCGGCAATTCCACCACCGGCACCAGCTCGATCTCCACCTCGGGAAACTCGAGCCGCTCGTCGATGATCCGGATCGGCGGCGGCCCTTCCGGCAGCAACTGCACGCCCTCGACCCACACGTCTGACAGCAGGATCTGCTGCCGGGCCCAGCCCACCGGCGGCGTGATGTACAGGTGCGGCGCCTTCAGCGCGTCGGCCTGACACAGGACCCGCACGCTCCCGTCCGGACGGGTCCGGATGCGGTAGGTGCGGGTCTCGTTCATCGCCTCGGCCCGGCACATCGCCACCAGGGCCTGCAGCCGCCGGGCGGATTCCTTCACGTGCTCAGCGGTCGCGACATTCCGGAACTCCGGCCACATGAAGGCCGCAACGACCCCGAGCAGTGCGATGACCATCAGGACCTCAAGGAGCGTAAAGCCGTTGTGCACGTTGTGCCGCATCGGAACGCTCCTCACCGCGGGCGTCGCACCCGGCGCGGGGCTCCGGGCTAGTTCTTCGTCCAGTTGCAGATGTCGTCGTCCGTACCGCTTTCACCGTCCGGGCCGTTGCTGGACAGGTCAAAGCTCTCCTTGTTGTAGCTGCCCGGATACTCGTAGTTGTAATCGTTGCCCCATTGATCCTTGAGCCCCTTCGCCTCTTCGATGAACGGACCGCCGCCGGTCTTCCACTTCTTGGCCAGTTCTTCATCGTCCGGCGGCTCGACCAGAGCCAGCAGCCCTTCGTCGGTCGAGGGGTACTTGCCCATCGCCAGGCGATACATCTTGAGCGCGCTGGGTAAGCTGCCGTTCGGCCCGATTGCGGCCTCGGTCAGCCCGATCTTTGCCGTATTGGGTGCGTTGATGAAGCTCGGGACCACGAACGCCGCCAGAAGCCCGATGATGACCACCACCATCAGCACTTCCAAAAGGGTGAAGGCTCGCGCGCGCCGAGCATTGCGTGTGTTGGTTCTCATCAGCTTCTCCGTTTCAGATGCCGCGACCATGCCAGACCACACTCCGATTCCGGGATTACGTTCTCATGCCGGACATCGCCATGCGCAGGATGGGCACCAGCAGCGCGATGGCGATGAAGGCGATCATGCTGCCCATGAACAGCAACAGCGCCGGCTCCAGCAGGCGCATCGTAAAGTCAATCTGCCGCGCTGTCCGCTCCTCCTGCGTGTTGGCAATTTCCACCAATACCTTGTCCAGGCTGTTGCTCTCCTCCGCGACGGCGATCATGTCCACGATGGCCGGCGGGAATACCTTGCTGGCCGCCAGCGGCTTCGCCAGCGATTCACCGCCGCGGACGCTCTCGGCGGCTTCGTCAATCCCCTCCGCCAGCACCGTGTTGCCGGTCGAGTCCTTCGAGATCTTCAGTGACTGCAGGATTGGGATGCCGTTCGCCAGCATCGTGCCGAACACGCGGCAGAAGCGGCAGATCGCCACCATCGTGAAGATTTTGCCGAACCCCGGCAGCTTCAACTGCACGCGTGACCAGTGCGTGCGCCCCGCCGCGCTCTTGAAATATCCGATGATGACGGCGGCGATGACCCCGACCACCGCCACGACCCAGAGTCCGTAGTCGTGGAGCGTATCGCTGACCCCGAAGACAATCTGCGTGGGCAACGGCAGAACCTGGCTGCTCAGCACGCCGCGAATCTTCGGCACGATGAATGCCATGATGAACGACACCGCGCCGATCGCCCCGAACAGCAGCACGCTCGGATAGATCAACGCCCCGATGAACTTGTTCTTCAACGCATCCTGGCGCGCGACAAACTCCGACAGGCGGGCCAGCACATCCTCCAGGAACCCGCCCTTCTCGCCCGCCCGCACCATCGCCGCGTGCAGCTCCGGAAACGCGTGCGGATGCGCGCGCATCGCGTCCGCCAGCGCCTCGCCCCCGGACACGTCGTCGCGCACCTCGCGCAGTACCCGCGCCAGCGCCGCCGAACTAGATTGCTGCGACAACACCTCCAGCGCCCGCAGGATCGGCACACCCGCCCGCAGCAGGTCGGCCAGTTGCTCGTACATCTGCCCGACCTTCGAGAGGCTCACCTTCCGCGCCCGGCCCGTGAACAGCGACCGCTGCTGCGCCTTCTGCTCTTCAACCTCCACCGGCAGCAGCGAACGCTCATCCAGCACGCGCGCCGCCGCCAGCGCACTCTCAGCCAGCAACGTGCCACTGACCTGCTCACCGGCCGCGTTCCGCGCTTTGTACACAAACGTCGGCATGCGTCACGCTCTTCCAACGGCGCACGGCAGCGCCTAACAGGCACCGCCGGCACAGCTTATACCCCCGGGCCACCGCCCGGATGCACGCCGCGGCGGCTCATTCAGTATTATCGGCCAGGCGGCCCGCGGCCACCCGCGCGGTCCACTCGCCTCCGCCCACGCCCGACGCACCACAGACCTTGTGCTGCCGGCGATCGCGGTTAGATTATGCCGCAGACAAGCGTGTGTGAGAAGGCGACAAACTTATCGGACGTGCGAAGCGCGGCGAAACGCGGCACGCCGCCCGGCTTTCCGCCGACAGGACCACTGCCCATGCCAGGCACCAAGGCCGCCCGCGAACCGAAAAAACAGGCCGGTTGGACCGAGCTCGGCCTGAACACCAAGACCCTTGAGGCCGTCCGGCGGGTGGGCTTCGAGACTCCCACCGACATCCAGCGCGAGCTCATCCCCCTTGCCCTCGCCGGCCGCGACTGCCTCGGCCAGGCCCGCACCGGCACCGGCAAAACCGCCGCTTTCGGATTGCCCGTGCTCCAGTTGCTCACGCCCGGCGGCGGCGTGCAGGCGCTGATTCTCGTGCCCACGCGCGAGCTGGCCGTGCAGGTCGATGAGCACATTCGCCTCCTCGCCGGGCCCGGCGGCTTGAAGACCGTCGCGATCCTCGGCGGCCGCGGCATCAAGCAGCAGGTCGCCACGCTGCAGCGCCATCCGGAAATCGCGATCGGCACGCCTGGGCGCGTGCAGGACCTGATGCGCCGCAAGGCCCTCAGCCTCGACCAGGTCAAGCTCGCCGTCCTCGACGAAGTCGACCGCATGCTCGACATTGGCTTTCGCGACGACATCCGCCGCATTCTGCGGGCGATCGAGCACCCGCACCAGACGATCTTCGTCTCGGCGACGCTCGACGAGGAGATCCAAAAGCTCGCCAAGTCGTTCATGCACGACCCGGCGGAGGTCAACGTCTCCCGCGACATGCTGACCGTCGAAGGCGTCGACCAGAGCTTCGTAACCGTGCATCCCGAGGACAAGTTCGCCACGCTGGTCGGGCTGCTGAAGCACGAGGCGCCCACGCTCGCGATCATTTTCACCAACACGAAGCACAAGGCCCGCCGCGTCGCGCAGAGCCTCAAGCGCGAGGGCATCGACTGCCGCGAGATTCACGGTGACCTGGTGCAGGAACGCCGCGAGCGCGTGATGAAGAGCTTCCGCACGCAGAAGACGAAAGTGCTCGTCGCCACGGACCTCGCGTCGCGCGGCCTCGACGTCATGGACATCTCCCACATCGTCAACTATGACATCCCCGCCGACCCCTCGGGCTACGTTCATCGCATCGGCCGCACGGCCCGCATGGGCAAGAGCGGCCGCGCGATCACGTTCGTCACCACCGAGGAGGGCAAATTCCTCACGGAGGTCGAGAAGCTCATCAACAAGGAGCTGCCCTGCTTCGATCCGCCCTGGCTCATCAAGCGCCAGCCCACGCCGACGCAGATCGCCGCGGCGGTCCAGGCTGAAACCGAAGGCCCCGCCGCGCCCGGCCGCTACAGCACCCCGCGGCAGCGCGACGAGGTGCTCGACTCGCTCGGCCTCCGCCCCGTCAAACGCACGCTCGGCAGCCGCTTCCGCAGCCCCCGCAAGTTCCGCCGCTAGCCTGTGGGGTCGGGGAACCGCGAAGCTCTGCTTTACGCCGGGTGACGCCAGACCTCCGCTTTGCGCCGGGGGACGGCAAAGCTCCGCTTTGCCTCAACAAACCAGAGGTTTGTTCTCCCCGCGCGGATGCGCGATTCGAACGCCTAGCCCCGCGCCAGATACGCCAAGACGTCGTCCACCACCGCGTACATCCGCCGCAGCCCGCCCGGCGTCCGCGCCGCGATGTGCGGCGTCACGATGCACCGCGGACACGCGAACAGCGGATGCTCCGGCGGCAGCGGCTCCGGCTCCGTGACGTCCAGCGCCGCGCCCGCCAGGCGCTCCGCCTGCAGCGCCGCCGTCAGCGCCGCAGTATCCACCACCGCCCCGCGCGCCGTATTGATCAGTATCGCCGTCGGACGCAACTGCGCCAGCACCGCCGCATTAATCAGCCCGCGCGTCAGCTCCGTCAGCGGCACGTGCAGCGTGACGATGTCGCTCGCGGCCCAGAGCGTCTCCTTGCTCACCGGCGCCGCCGGAAAATCGAACGGACCGACCGCGACGATATCGTTGTAGATGACCCGCGCGCCGAAACCCGCCGCGCAGGTGCGCGCGACGCGCGACCCGATCCGGCCCATGCCCACGATGCCCACCGTCAGCTCGCGCAGCTCGCACCCGTGCGCACCCGACCGCGCCGCGTGAAACTCCCCGCGCCGGTACGCGTCCGCCAGCCGTCCCGTCGGCCGCAGCAGTTGCAGCATGAAGCTCACGGCCAGGTCGGCGACCGCATCGGTCGAAGCGGCCGGCGTGTTCAGCACGGCAATCCCCAGTTCCGCCGCCGCCGCCACGTCCACGCGATCGACGCCCACGCCGGCCACCCCCACCACGCGCAACCGCCGGCCGGCCTCGAGCAGCCGGCGGCGCACGGGCGTGCTGGTCCGTACCACCAGCGCGTCACAGTCGGCGATCAGTCCGCAGAGCGTGTCTTCGTCGGACACCGGCGCCCGCCGCACCTCGGCACCGGCCGCCAAGCGGGCCTCCGCGTCGGCGTCCAGCGTTTCGACCAGCAACACGCGCGGCCTGGCCGCCATGACGTTCATCTCAGTAGTCCGCCGACGCTCCGCTCTCGGTTCAGTGGTCAAGTGTGTCACGGCTTGAGAGCAGTGGCATGGTAACCCAGCTTGTGATCAGCGCCCGCGCAGCGCTACTGCGCCTGGGCCGGTTGCTGTGCTGGCGGCGGCAGCGGGGCCGGACGCGCGGGCTGGGTGGCCGGACCGCGCGGGGGGGCACCGGCCAGCATGATCGGAATGGCCAGCTCCTTGAACTCCGGCGACGCGTCGTCGGTCTCGATCAGCAGCCGCGTGCCACCCGCCGGAATCGACTCCGCCACCGGCAGCGTAACGCGCAACTGGTACGCGGCGATCGTGGCCTCGGCCGACGGCGGCGCCGACGGCAGCAGTTCCCACTGCACCGGCCCCAGATCGCTTTTCACCCCCAGGATCTTGATTGGCTTGGCCACCTGGTACTGCACCCGGACGATCTGCTGCGTGGGGCTGGCCGCGGCCAACGGAACCAGCAGCTTCATCGGAGTCGTGATGACGCGCGGCTGAATGTTGGCGCTGACATTAATCTGGATGTTCGCCACTTCGGGCAGCGCCGGCTCGAGCGTGATCATCGTGCGGTTAAAGCCCTTCTGCAGCGGCGGCCTGGTCGTCACGGTGAGCTCGTATTCCATCTCCGGCTTGATCTCTTTCAGCTCGGCGTTGAACACGCCCCAGTTCTGGTCCGGCTGCATCTTCAGCGCGAGCGGCTTGCCGTACTTGTTCTCCAGCTTCAGCGTCTTGCTGGCCGAGGAGTCCGCTTCGAGCCCCTCGAACATGACCCGGTCCGACGGCGTGATCGCGTAAATCGCGTTCACCTTGCCCTCGACCGGAATCTCCGCCGCGACCTGCTGCGTACCCGCGACGTAGAGCATGACCTTCTTGTGCGCCTCCCCGGTCCGCCGCGTGTCGTAGCTCACTTCGATCTGGCAGCTCTCGCCCGGTGCCAGCGGCGACTTCGGCTGCGTCGGCACGGTGCAGCCGCAGGTGCTCTTCGCCGACAGACTGATCGCCTCAGGCCCAACGTTCTTGAGCGTGAACTCGCGCTTCGCTACCGCGCCCTGCCAGATCTCGCCGAACTTGAAGTCCGGCGGATCCACCTCCAGCTTGACGTTCGCGACCGGCTGGGTCGCCGGCGGCACGTGCGACGGCGACGGCGCGGGCGGCGGCGGCACCTGCCCCACCGCCACGCTCGTCGCCCAGACGCCCAACGCCACGATCACCAACCGCGGACACCATCGCATGTTCATCGCTCTCACTTTCCCTCGTGTCATCGCCGAATACTCCTCTGACCACGACCGGCACTGCACGCCCGGCAGTACGCCTTGCTAGTACGCAATCCAACGCTCGCTGTTCACTCAGGCCTCCGGCGCCCTGTCCGCCGCGCGGCGGCGCAATTGCCCGCACGCCGCCTCAATGTCCTGCCCGCGGGAGGTCCGAATATGCGCGTTGACGCCGTGCTCGCGCAACGCCGCCTGAAACGCGTAGGCGGATTCGCCGCTGGGGCGCCCGAACGGCAACCCTGGCACGGGATTATACCGCAGGAGGTTCACGTTGCAGCGCAACCGCCGGATCAGCCGGGCCAGTTGGGCCGCGTGCCGGGCCTCCATGTTGACGCCGTCGAGCAGCACGTATTCGAGCGTGATCTCGCGGCCGGTCTGGTCAAAGTAGTCCGCGCACGCATCCAGCAGCTCGGCCAGCGGGACCTTGCCCCACGGCACCAGTTCCTCGCGCAGCGCCTGGTCCGGCGCGTGCAGCGACAGCGCCAGGTTCAGCGGCAGTCCCTCGCGGGCCAACCGGCGAATCTGCTTCGGCAGGCCCACGGTGCTGAGTGTGATCCGGCGGGCCCCAATGCCCAGCCCCCAGGGCGCGTTGAGAATGCGAATGGCCTGCACGACGGCGTCGTAGTTCGCCAGCGGCTCGCCCATGCCCATCAGCACGATATGCGACAGCCGGCCGCTCTCGCCCGCCGCGGGATCGACGTGCGCCGTGATCAGCCCGCGCACGCGCAGCGCCTGCTCGACGATCTCGGCCGCGGTGAGATTCCGCTGCACGCCGGCCAGCCCGCTGGCACAGAACCGACAGCCGACCGGGCAGCCGACCTGCGACGAGAGGCACGCCGTGTGCCGGTCGGCCTCGGGAATCCAGACGGTCTCGATGGCCGCGCCGTCCGGCCAGGTCAGCAGCAGCTTGCGCGTGCCGTCGGCCGCGACCGACTCGGCGGTGATCGCGGAGCGGTAGATATCCGCCTGCGCCTCCAGCGCCGCGCGCAGCTCTTTCGACAGATTGGTCATCTGCGCGAACGTGGTCGTCCCGTGCTGGTAAATCCAGGCGAGCACCTGCTCAGCCCGGTAGCGCGGCTGGCCACTTGCGGTCAGCCACGCCTGGAGCGCAGCCAAGTCATCACCCAGCAGGTGGCGTCGCGTCTCGGCAGGGACCGCCGCGCACGGTACGGCCGGCGGGGTCGTGGTTCGCGGACGGCGGGGCAAGGAGCGGATACCTCATGGCGGGCGGTCCGAGGTCACTGCCCCCGATACCGCCGCGGTCGTGATGCACAATTCGGCGATTATACCACATCGGGCCCGCGCGCCCAAGCCAGCATCGCAGGCCGGATTGCGCGCCCGGATCACGCCCGCTTGCAAGCTTTTGGGCCATTGCCTATGCTCAAGTAGTGGCAGCGCTTGCGTATCAATTTGCCGGGGGCCACGCGCGGCTGGGGCCGCCCACGGCGGCTACGCAGGATGGATTGGGGGATGCGGCGGCATCCGCAGTGCGGGGGGCGCTCGGAGACTCCCTATGAGCATTCGTACTCGTCCTCGGTCTGAGCAGCGCACGGAGAGCAACGTGACCAAAGCCGACCTTGACTGGGCCAACCTGGACTTTGGATACCACAAAACCGATTTCAACATCCGCTACATGTTCCGCAACGGGCAGTGGGACGAGGGCGTGCTCACGCCGGACGAAACCGTGCCGATGCACATCGCCGCGACGTGCCTGCACTATGGCCAGGAGTGCTTCGAGGGACTGAAAGCGTTCGAGACGCGGCGCGGCGAAGTGGTCGCGTTCCGCCCCGATGAGAACGCGGCCCGCATCATCCGCTCGTGTAAGAAGATCCTGATGGAGCCCGTGCCGGCCCCGATGTTCATCGACGCGATCGAGCGCGTCGTCAACGCCAATCGCAAGTACGTCCCGCCCTACGGCACCGGCGCCAGCCTCTACATCCGCCCGCTCGTGATCGGCACCGGCCCGCAGGTCGGCGTGAAACCGGCGACGGAATTCATGTTCCTCGTCCTGGTCACCCCCGTCGGCCCCTATTTCAAGACTGGCTTCAAGCCCGTGGACCTGGTCGTCGAAGAGGAGGTCGATCGTGCCGCCCCGCTCGGCGTCGGCGACGTCAAGGTCGGCGGCAACTACGCGGCCGGCATCCGCGCCACCATGGCCGCCAAGAAACGCGGCTTCACCGAGGTGCTCTACCTCGACGCGAAGGAGAAACACTTCATCGATGAATCCGGGCCGGCGAATTTCTTCGGTATCACGAAAGACGGCCAGTACGTCACGCCCGCCAGCCCGTCGATTCTGCCGTCGATCACGAACAAATCGCTCCTCACTCTCGCCGAGGAGATGGGGATGCGCCCGCAACAGCGGCCCATTCACGTGAACGAGCTGTTCGATTTCGTCGAGGCGGGCTGCTGCGGTACTGCCGCCGTGATCACGCCGGTCGGCACCATCACCTACCGCGACCAGAAGATCGTCTACTCCCAGGACGGCCGCCCCGGCCGGCTCACCACCGAGCTCTACCAGCGCCTGCGGGCCATCCAGCTCGGCGACGCCCCCGACCGCTACGGCTGGGTGCACAAGATTCCGCCGCCCCAGGAATAGCCCCGAAACGCGATTCTCCAACCGCGTCGCCCGCGCCAGCCGTGCCGGTTGCGGGCGACGATCATTTGGCGGCTGATTCTGCCCCGCATATCGCGATTGCTGTCCCGCATTCGGGGCAGCGCCCGCTCACATTGCCAGTCAGGTCATAGCCGCACTTCCGGCAGTGGCCGGGCGGAGTGCGACGCCGATCGACGAACCAGAGCAGTACGGTCGGAATCGCCAGAAAAGCGAATGGCCAGCCGAGTGCAAGATACACAATGTGCAAACCACCCCCCAAATGAGGATCGCTGAAGAAACCGATGTACCCTGGCAGGTAGGCAGCCGCGCGCGACCAACTAGTCGGTGGGGGCCGCCGCTCGACGCGCACGAGAACTATCGCGTGCGTGGGGCCGACAGAAATGTCTGCACTCAAGAGCTTCACGCGAACCTCAGTCCAGCACGAAGCTGCCCAGACCGCGAGTAATCCGACGCACAGACATGCCCCCACCCATTTCAGCCACCGACGCATGCGGAAATGGCCACGCACGTCTACGCCTCCCGCTGGCGAGTTGATCGCCGGATTCGCGTCCACATAGCGCTCATACACGGGCGGAGTACCGAGGTCGCAAACGCGATTGGGGCTCCCGCCAGATTCCGTGGCGCACGCCGTCCGCGTCTACGCGCCGAACCGCGCTTCCGCCAGGCCGATCGCACTGAGCAGGCTCTGGGCCTTGTTCAGCGTCTCCTGGTACTCGCGCTCCGGCACCGAGTCCGCGACAATCCCCGCCCCCGCCTGGATGTACGCCCGCCACGCACCGCCGCCCGGATGCATCACCAGCGTCCGCAGCGCGATGCACGTGTCCATGTTGCCCGCGAAATCGACATAGCCGACCGCGCCGGCGTACGGCCCGCGGCGCGTCGGCTCGCACTCGTCGATGATCTCCAGCGCCCGCACCTTCGGCGCCCCGCTCACCGTTCCCACCGGCAGCGCCGCCCGCAACGCATCGAACGCCGTCCGCCCCTCCGCCAACTCGCCGGTCACCGTGCTGGAAATGTGCATGACGTGGCTGTAGTACTCTACGTCCATCACGGAACTGATGCGCACACTGCCCGGCCGCGCGACGCGGCCCACATCATTGCGCCCCAGGTCCACCAGCATCACGTGCTCGGCCCGCTCCTTCGGGTCCGCCAGCAGCTCCTCCCGCAGCCGGCGGTCCTCCTCGTCGGTCGCGCCCCGGCGACGCGTGCCCGCCAGCGGCCGGTTCATCACGACGCCGTCCTGCACGCGACACATCACCTCCGGGCTCGCGCCGACCAGCGTGACCTCCGGGCTCTTCAAATAGAACATGAACGGCGACGGGTTGATCACGCGCAGGGCGCGGTACACATCCAGCGGGTCTGCGCTCGTCTCCACCAGCAGCCGCTGCGACGGCACGACCTGAAAGATGTCGCCCGCGCGGATGTACTCCTGGCAGCGCTCCACGACGCGCTCGAACTCCGCCTGCGTGAAGTTGCTCGTGTACCGCGTCACCGGTGCGGCCGGCAGCGTCACCTGCACCGGATGCAACGCCGACGGCCGGCCCAGCCGCGCGATGACCTCGTCGATCCGTCGCGCGGCCTCATCATACGCCGTGCGCCGTGCTGCCCCATCCGCGTCCGGCGGGATCGCCGCGTGGGCAACCACCAGCGTCACCTTCCGCACATGGTCGAAAACCACCAGCGTTTCGTAGACATCAAACAGCAGATCGGGCAAACCTCGGTCGTCCGCCGGCGCATGCGGCAGACGCTCGTAATAGCGCACGGTGTCGTACGCCGCATAGCCCACGGCCCCGCCCAGAAAACGCGGCAGACCCGGCAGCACCGGCGTGCGATACTCGCGCAGGTGCTGTTCGAGCACCGCCAGCGGATCGTTGGTCCGCTCGGTCCGCGCGGCCCCGGTCGCGTGGTCTATCCAGCGGACCTCGTCGCGGCGGGTCGCAAATGTCCGCTGCGGATCGACCCCCAGGAACGAATAGCGCGCAACGTTCTCGCCGCCAACCACGCTCTCGAGCAGAAATGCACGCGGCCGATCGACCTGTAAACGCGCGAACGCGCTCACCGGCGTCATCTCGTCGCAGATCAGCGTCGCAACCAGCGGCACGCGATTAAACTGCGTTGCCAGCTCTTCGAAACGCGCACAGGATGGAAACAACTCGGCCATGTCGTCAGTGTAGCACGCAACCCGCCCCCCCTGCGATCACAACGACTCCAGGCGCTCCTTCGCTTCTGCGGCCTCCCACGTGCCCGGGTACTTGTCGATGATTTCCTGCAGGACGCGCCGCGCATCGGTCTTGCGCCCGGTCTTCTGGAACACGCGGGCCTCATTCAACAGCCTCGCCGCCTCCTGATTGTGCGGCAAATCGCTCTTGCCTGTCGCCTGCGGCGTCGCGTCGGCCTTGGCCGACTCCGTACCGGCCGGCTTTGCGGCGACCGGCTCTGACACCGCTTCGCCCGCCGTCGTCTTCGGCCGCATCACCGCATACGCACCCTTCGCTTCCGCCACCGCCGCCCGCAGCGCGTAGACCAACTCCGGCTCGCTCGCCGCCCCCGCGGCGCGCGTGTTGCCCTCGCCGTCGATGACGACCTGGTACGGCGCCGGGTCGACATCAGCCAGTTTCCGCGTCAGCGGCAGCTCACCTTCGGGCAGCCCATAGACCTGCGGCCACTTGTACCCCCACTCCGCCGCCTGCTTGCGCGCCGCCTCGGCCTCCGCCGGCGGGTCCGCGTTGATCCCGACGAACTGCACGTGCGAGTCATCCGCCCACGCGCCGTACAGCTCACGCAACGCCTTGACGTGCTTCTCCTCCGGCGTCGGCTTCAAGCGCCAGAAACCCATGACCAGCACGACGCCACCCCGCCGCTGCAACGCGATCGTCTGCCCATCCGCCGTGTCCACGCTCTCATCGGGCGCCGGCTTGCCCACCAAGGCCAGCCGGCGTTGCCGCAGCGCGATCGCCTTCTCGCCCGCCAGTCCCTTGGACCTCAGCGCCTCCAGCGTCTGCGCCGCAAGCTGCCCGTCACCGGCCGCAATCGCCACCAGCCACGCCGCCCGCAATGTGCCGCGGTCCTCCGGCGCTTCCGCCTGCAAACGCGGCAGCCACTCCAGCGCGGTGCGCACGTCGCCCACCGCCAGTGCCGCCCTGATCGTCACCTGCAGCAACCACCCACGCGGCTCCGCGTCCAGTTTCTCCGGCGACAGGTTCCACGCCTTGAGCTGCGCGCGGGCCGCTTCGCCGTCGGCCGGCGACAGGATTTCATTCGCCTTGTCGAACTTCGCGTGCCATTGCTTCAGTTCTGCCAGAACCTGCGCATCCTGCCCCCACGCGACGCCGGCCAGCAGCAGCCCCGCCAGCCAGGCTGCGCTCGTCGCATGCATGATCCGACTGTTCGTACACATACACGTTCTCCGTAGCCGCCAACGCGGCATCCTACCGTACCGCCGGCGCTTTATCCGGGTGGTATGGGCATCTTGCCCGTCTCCCAAACGGGCGGGACGCCCGTACCACCCGACCAGAGGGTACCGCCCGCAGCCCACTGAAGGGTGCTACTGCGGCGGATCGATCCGTTGCGGGTGATGATCGACGTACCACCGAATCTGCCGGGCGAGGCCGATCAGAATGTCCACCTCGTTGACCGACAGCTCGATCCGCCCGAACAGGTGCCGCAGCGCATACTTCAGATGGTCCGGGTTCTGCCCGTACAGAAACCCCACGCGCTCCAGCGCATCGAACAGGCGCTCGAACATGACCTGCTTCTTCTCGTCCGGCGCCACGCCCGGGTCGATCGTCATCGGCAGCGGCGCCCGCCCCTCGCTGGCCAGCCACGCCTGCCGCAGCTCGTAGCACACGACCGCGACCGCCGCCGCCAGGTTCATCACCGGGTACGTTTCCGCCGCCGGGATCGACACGATGCGGTCGAAATGCAGCAGCTCGCGCGTCTGCAGCCCGTAGTCCTCGCGCCCGAACGCGAACGCCACCGGCCCGCGTGCGGCGGCCTGCACCGCCTCGGGGGCCGCCTCGGCGGGCGGGACGGCGGACTGTCGCCGGTAGAGCCCCAGCTTCGATGAGGTCGCGTAGGAACGCACACACCCCGCCAAGGCCGCGGGAATATCCGCCACGACGCGCGCCGCATGGAGAATCTCGACTCCATGCGTGGCGTACGCGACGGCGACCTCGTCATCGACGGCGCAGCGTGGCGCGACGATCACGAGTTCGGACAGCCCCATGTTGGCCATGGCCCGGCAGGCCGCGCCGATATTGGCCGGTCCGCTGGGCGCAACCAGGACGATCCGCACGTTCGTGAGCATGCGGACATTCTACGGCATCCGGCCGCGCCAGTCCCTGAGCGCACCCAACGCCCCTCTCTCCCAGGGAGGCGGCCGGGGGAGGGTCGGGGGAGGGTCGGGGAGCGCAAAGCTCTGCTTTGCTGACCAGGGGAGTGCAAAGCTCTGCTTTGCTGACCAGGGGAGTGCGAAGCTCCGCTTTGCTTCCGCAAGATCAGGGGAGTGCAAAGCTCTACCTTGCCCCAGCAAACCGGATGTTTGCTCTCCCCGCTCGGGAGGTTTGTCCCCCGCTCAGGAGGTTCGCTTTCTCCCGCGCGACGGCGGCGCACCGCGGTGCTTACGGCGTCAGCAGCGTCACAAACGGATTGATATCGCCGAACGAGGGATAAACGCCATTGCCGTCAATAT from Phycisphaerae bacterium includes these protein-coding regions:
- a CDS encoding type II secretion system F family protein, with product MPTFVYKARNAAGEQVSGTLLAESALAAARVLDERSLLPVEVEEQKAQQRSLFTGRARKVSLSKVGQMYEQLADLLRAGVPILRALEVLSQQSSSAALARVLREVRDDVSGGEALADAMRAHPHAFPELHAAMVRAGEKGGFLEDVLARLSEFVARQDALKNKFIGALIYPSVLLFGAIGAVSFIMAFIVPKIRGVLSSQVLPLPTQIVFGVSDTLHDYGLWVVAVVGVIAAVIIGYFKSAAGRTHWSRVQLKLPGFGKIFTMVAICRFCRVFGTMLANGIPILQSLKISKDSTGNTVLAEGIDEAAESVRGGESLAKPLAASKVFPPAIVDMIAVAEESNSLDKVLVEIANTQEERTARQIDFTMRLLEPALLLFMGSMIAFIAIALLVPILRMAMSGMRT
- the gspG gene encoding type II secretion system major pseudopilin GspG; translation: MRTNTRNARRARAFTLLEVLMVVVIIGLLAAFVVPSFINAPNTAKIGLTEAAIGPNGSLPSALKMYRLAMGKYPSTDEGLLALVEPPDDEELAKKWKTGGGPFIEEAKGLKDQWGNDYNYEYPGSYNKESFDLSSNGPDGESGTDDDICNWTKN
- a CDS encoding prepilin-type N-terminal cleavage/methylation domain-containing protein, coding for MRHNVHNGFTLLEVLMVIALLGVVAAFMWPEFRNVATAEHVKESARRLQALVAMCRAEAMNETRTYRIRTRPDGSVRVLCQADALKAPHLYITPPVGWARQQILLSDVWVEGVQLLPEGPPPIRIIDERLEFPEVEIELVPVVELPAGLDLDFAPDGTCNSLRWVLRDERGFGLLVTLDGRFGRVKIEDWTPVPASEVQRPEALPEEEAVEYNPEDYR
- a CDS encoding DUF1573 domain-containing protein, which translates into the protein MRWCPRLVIVALGVWATSVAVGQVPPPPAPSPSHVPPATQPVANVKLEVDPPDFKFGEIWQGAVAKREFTLKNVGPEAISLSAKSTCGCTVPTQPKSPLAPGESCQIEVSYDTRRTGEAHKKVMLYVAGTQQVAAEIPVEGKVNAIYAITPSDRVMFEGLEADSSASKTLKLENKYGKPLALKMQPDQNWGVFNAELKEIKPEMEYELTVTTRPPLQKGFNRTMITLEPALPEVANIQINVSANIQPRVITTPMKLLVPLAAASPTQQIVRVQYQVAKPIKILGVKSDLGPVQWELLPSAPPSAEATIAAYQLRVTLPVAESIPAGGTRLLIETDDASPEFKELAIPIMLAGAPPRGPATQPARPAPLPPPAQQPAQAQ
- the rlmN gene encoding 23S rRNA (adenine(2503)-C(2))-methyltransferase RlmN; translated protein: MLGDDLAALQAWLTASGQPRYRAEQVLAWIYQHGTTTFAQMTNLSKELRAALEAQADIYRSAITAESVAADGTRKLLLTWPDGAAIETVWIPEADRHTACLSSQVGCPVGCRFCASGLAGVQRNLTAAEIVEQALRVRGLITAHVDPAAGESGRLSHIVLMGMGEPLANYDAVVQAIRILNAPWGLGIGARRITLSTVGLPKQIRRLAREGLPLNLALSLHAPDQALREELVPWGKVPLAELLDACADYFDQTGREITLEYVLLDGVNMEARHAAQLARLIRRLRCNVNLLRYNPVPGLPFGRPSGESAYAFQAALREHGVNAHIRTSRGQDIEAACGQLRRRAADRAPEA
- a CDS encoding DEAD/DEAH box helicase → MPGTKAAREPKKQAGWTELGLNTKTLEAVRRVGFETPTDIQRELIPLALAGRDCLGQARTGTGKTAAFGLPVLQLLTPGGGVQALILVPTRELAVQVDEHIRLLAGPGGLKTVAILGGRGIKQQVATLQRHPEIAIGTPGRVQDLMRRKALSLDQVKLAVLDEVDRMLDIGFRDDIRRILRAIEHPHQTIFVSATLDEEIQKLAKSFMHDPAEVNVSRDMLTVEGVDQSFVTVHPEDKFATLVGLLKHEAPTLAIIFTNTKHKARRVAQSLKREGIDCREIHGDLVQERRERVMKSFRTQKTKVLVATDLASRGLDVMDISHIVNYDIPADPSGYVHRIGRTARMGKSGRAITFVTTEEGKFLTEVEKLINKELPCFDPPWLIKRQPTPTQIAAAVQAETEGPAAPGRYSTPRQRDEVLDSLGLRPVKRTLGSRFRSPRKFRR